Below is a window of Mycolicibacterium rhodesiae NBB3 DNA.
GGCCGAAGCGGCGGAAGTCGACGGGCAATTCGCCGTAGCCGAGGATCACACCGAGAATTGAGAAGTTGCCCATCGACACCTTGCGCAGCGGTCGACCGGTGAGCCCCGATTGTGGATCATCGTTGAAACCGACTGGCAGATAACGGCCTTCGCGAGCCATACACGTCCACACCGTCTCCGTCTGGTCGCCGCCGACCAGGTCCACGGCAACGTCGGCGCCCCGTTGGTTCGTGCGTGCGTTCACCTCGTCGAAGAGATCGGCGGAGGTGCGGTCGATGAAGTAGGCGCCGAGTTGCTCGCAGAGCCGCCCCTTCTCGGCGCCGCCGGCGACAGCGATGACGTTGGCGCCCGCGGCGACGCCGAGCTGGATGACCGCCGTGCCGACGGCGCTCGCTCCGCCGACGACCAGCAGCGTCTCGCCTGCGGCGAGCTTCGCGCGTCGATGGAGCGCCAGGTAGCCGACGTGGAACGGCAGTGTGAAGGCCGCAGCGGAGGCATCGTCGAGATCTGCTGGCGCGGCGAATGTTCCGGTGACGGGTGCCAGCGCGAACTCGGCCATCCCGCCCAGCGATTGGTTGGTCATGGCCACGACCCGTCGTCCCACCCATTCCGCGGCGTCCTCACCGGCCGCGTCGACCACGCCGCACACGTCCATGCCGAGCGTGAAGGGTATCTGTCCCATGACACTGGCCACCGTGCCGCGGCACCGGGCGATATCGCCGAAGTTGACCGACGCCGCCGAAACCCTGATGCGGAGCTCACCGAGGCCAGGTTCGGGGATCGGAACATCCTGAATGTCGAGCGCTACTGCTGGATCGCCGTGCCTGACGACGCGTACTGCCTTCACAGGCGGCTAGGGTAGTAAGCAGGTATGCTTATGTCAACGAGTCGGGCGCGGCCAGCGCGGCGGCGGCCATGGCGACCAGATTCGCGACGAACGGCTCGTGCTCAAGCTGCGGCCGACCGTGTCGCGACCGTCGCTCGAGAATTCGCGCGCGGTCCGCGATCGCCCGCAGGATGAACATCACCATGAGCGAAAACCGTTCGGTCCGAAGCTCATCGGTGAGATGACCGCTGCGCTCGGTCAGCAGCGCGAAGACGTCGTCGCCGCCGGTGCTGGCCAGCACTGCCTGCAACTCGGGGCTGTACTGCGCACGGTCCTCGCCGGTCAGCTCGGCGATGATCAGCAGGCAGCACCGCCCGCGCCAGCCGCTGTCGGCGAGTTCGGCCGCGGGCCGTACGAGCGCCTCGACGACGGCGTCGAGGCCCGCTCGGTTCCGCGCGACCTCGAGCAGCTCACCCTCGCGGTGGGCGAGGAACTCCGCGTGGCGGCCGATCACCGCGCACAACACACCGTCGCGTGAACCGAAGTGGTACCGCAGCGCGGCCCGGTTGCCTTGTCCGGCTTGACGGGTGATGTCGATCAGCGAGGCGTTGAAGACCCCGTCGCGGGCGAAGGCGCGGGCGGCGGCGTCCAGCAGC
It encodes the following:
- a CDS encoding zinc-binding dehydrogenase, with the translated sequence MKAVRVVRHGDPAVALDIQDVPIPEPGLGELRIRVSAASVNFGDIARCRGTVASVMGQIPFTLGMDVCGVVDAAGEDAAEWVGRRVVAMTNQSLGGMAEFALAPVTGTFAAPADLDDASAAAFTLPFHVGYLALHRRAKLAAGETLLVVGGASAVGTAVIQLGVAAGANVIAVAGGAEKGRLCEQLGAYFIDRTSADLFDEVNARTNQRGADVAVDLVGGDQTETVWTCMAREGRYLPVGFNDDPQSGLTGRPLRKVSMGNFSILGVILGYGELPVDFRRFGLNMFGAEVGREVHAALLDLVSAQSVRPVIGRTITMDQVAAALDDHEQRRTMGRTVVTVAGD
- a CDS encoding TetR family transcriptional regulator, with translation MPPDASKTRAALLDAAARAFARDGVFNASLIDITRQAGQGNRAALRYHFGSRDGVLCAVIGRHAEFLAHREGELLEVARNRAGLDAVVEALVRPAAELADSGWRGRCCLLIIAELTGEDRAQYSPELQAVLASTGGDDVFALLTERSGHLTDELRTERFSLMVMFILRAIADRARILERRSRHGRPQLEHEPFVANLVAMAAAALAAPDSLT